A window from Actinomycetospora corticicola encodes these proteins:
- a CDS encoding metalloregulator ArsR/SmtB family transcription factor, giving the protein MHLTGDPDAVGVDGDHRVCAAVEALPDASTMHGWVSRFALLADPTRLTLLLCIHEVGEICVSDLALAAGLKDSTTSQALRLLRAQNLVSAHRDGRVVRYRLADAVVKDLLDRIHDAGSLETFAPLTPSGSTGSPRGASSR; this is encoded by the coding sequence GTGCATCTCACCGGGGACCCGGACGCCGTCGGCGTGGACGGCGACCACCGCGTCTGTGCGGCCGTCGAGGCGCTGCCGGACGCCTCGACCATGCACGGGTGGGTCTCGCGGTTCGCGCTCCTCGCCGACCCGACGCGGCTGACGCTGCTGCTCTGCATCCACGAGGTCGGCGAGATCTGCGTGTCCGACCTCGCGCTCGCCGCCGGACTCAAGGACTCCACCACGAGCCAGGCGCTGCGCCTGCTGCGCGCGCAGAACCTGGTCAGCGCCCACCGCGACGGGCGCGTGGTGCGCTACCGGCTCGCCGACGCCGTGGTGAAGGACCTGCTGGACCGCATCCACGACGCCGGGTCGCTGGAGACCTTCGCGCCCCTCACCCCGTCAGGGTCGACAGGATCTCCGCGAGGCGCCTCGTCTCGATGA
- a CDS encoding alpha/beta fold hydrolase, with the protein MTAEPVTPAPTPVVPPFRGNLFGEARFQLEFLALLASAVHRGVGVRPGDGDPVLAVPGFLAGDASLAVLRAWLRRCGYRAYRSGIAWNVDCSEAAVRRLDRRLTEVAERAGRPVTVIGHSRGGLLAHAVAVRRPSRVRRVITLGSPLSSPFDASVLTLAAVGGARLGQNLLRPARPQCLTVDCPCAFGRDLRAAVAVPLTSIRTVEDGIVRPESCVVDGADNQAVRGSHIGLCVNPEVYSRIARLL; encoded by the coding sequence GTGACGGCGGAACCGGTGACGCCCGCGCCGACCCCGGTCGTGCCGCCGTTCCGCGGGAACCTGTTCGGCGAGGCCCGCTTCCAGCTGGAGTTCCTGGCGCTGCTCGCCTCCGCCGTGCACCGGGGGGTCGGCGTGCGTCCCGGCGACGGCGACCCGGTGCTGGCGGTGCCGGGGTTCCTGGCGGGCGACGCGTCGCTGGCGGTCCTCCGTGCCTGGTTGCGCCGGTGCGGGTACCGGGCCTACCGCTCGGGGATCGCCTGGAACGTGGACTGCTCCGAGGCGGCCGTGCGACGGCTGGACCGGCGGCTCACCGAGGTCGCCGAGCGCGCCGGCCGTCCCGTGACGGTGATCGGGCACAGCCGGGGCGGGCTGCTGGCGCACGCCGTCGCGGTCCGGCGCCCGAGCCGGGTCCGCCGCGTGATCACGCTCGGCAGCCCGCTGTCCTCGCCGTTCGACGCCTCGGTGCTCACGCTGGCGGCGGTCGGAGGCGCCCGGCTCGGCCAGAACCTGCTGCGCCCCGCCCGCCCGCAGTGCCTGACCGTCGACTGCCCGTGCGCCTTCGGTCGCGACCTGCGGGCCGCCGTCGCGGTGCCGCTGACCAGCATCCGCACCGTCGAGGACGGCATCGTGCGCCCGGAGTCGTGCGTGGTCGACGGTGCCGACAACCAGGCGGTGCGCGGCAGCCACATCGGCCTGTGCGTGAACCCGGAGGTCTACTCCCGGATCGCGCGTCTGCTCTGA
- the metX gene encoding homoserine O-acetyltransferase MetX, translated as MPVLPPASGAWREGDPVGDRRFLTLPEPLPLESGVALPDVTVAYESWGTFTGDNAVLVLHALTGDSHVVGPAGLGHPTPGWWAGIIGPGLTIDTDRWFVVAPNVLGGCQGTTGPASPAPDGRPWGSRFPRISVRDQVALEARFADLLGIDAWACVLGGSMGGMRAVEWAVSYPDRVQRLLLLACCAAASADQIAWASPQLAAIREDPNWCGGDYHDRGRGLGPHIGLGVARRIAHATYRTAEELDTRFGRRPQPGEDPYDATAPGRFAVESYLDHHAEKLVHRFDAASYVALTAAMNGHDVSRGRGTMAEALGRVTARTVVAGSTTDRLYPLSQQEELAELIPGAGPVERIESPYGHDAFLIETRRLAEILSTLTG; from the coding sequence GTGCCGGTCCTCCCTCCCGCCTCCGGTGCATGGCGGGAGGGGGACCCGGTCGGTGACCGCCGCTTCCTGACCTTGCCCGAGCCGCTCCCGCTCGAGAGCGGTGTGGCGCTGCCCGACGTCACCGTCGCCTACGAGAGCTGGGGCACCTTCACGGGCGACAACGCCGTCCTGGTGCTGCACGCCCTCACCGGGGACTCGCACGTCGTCGGGCCGGCCGGGCTCGGCCACCCGACGCCCGGCTGGTGGGCGGGGATCATCGGGCCGGGCCTGACCATCGACACCGACCGCTGGTTCGTCGTGGCCCCCAACGTGCTCGGCGGCTGCCAGGGCACCACCGGGCCGGCGTCGCCCGCGCCCGACGGGCGGCCCTGGGGCTCCCGGTTCCCGCGCATCAGCGTGCGGGACCAGGTGGCGCTCGAGGCCCGGTTCGCCGACCTGCTCGGGATCGACGCGTGGGCGTGCGTGCTCGGCGGGTCGATGGGGGGCATGCGCGCCGTCGAGTGGGCGGTGTCCTACCCGGACCGCGTCCAGCGGCTGCTGCTGCTGGCGTGCTGCGCGGCGGCGTCGGCGGACCAGATCGCGTGGGCGTCCCCGCAGCTCGCGGCCATCCGCGAGGACCCGAACTGGTGCGGCGGGGACTACCACGACCGCGGGCGCGGCCTCGGTCCGCACATCGGGCTCGGGGTGGCGCGTCGGATCGCGCACGCCACCTACCGGACGGCGGAGGAACTCGACACCCGCTTCGGGCGGCGGCCGCAGCCGGGGGAGGACCCCTACGACGCCACCGCCCCCGGGCGGTTCGCGGTGGAGTCCTACCTCGACCACCACGCCGAGAAGCTGGTGCACCGGTTCGACGCCGCGTCCTACGTCGCGCTCACCGCGGCGATGAACGGGCACGACGTCTCGCGCGGCCGGGGCACGATGGCCGAGGCCCTGGGCCGGGTCACCGCCCGCACCGTGGTCGCGGGCTCGACCACCGACCGGCTCTACCCGCTCTCACAGCAGGAGGAGCTGGCCGAGCTCATCCCGGGCGCGGGCCCGGTGGAGCGCATCGAGTCCCCGTACGGGCACGACGCGTTCCTCATCGAGACGAGGCGCCTCGCGGAGATCCTGTCGACCCTGACGGGGTGA